CGATGTCCGCCGCGCTCGCGCCCGAGGACGTGGTCGCCTTCCTCAACCGATTTTTCTCCTGCATGATCGATGCCATTTTCAGCCAGCGAGGCACCCTCGACAAATTCCTCGGCGACGGCTGCCTCGCGATCTTTGGGGCGCCGATCGACGATCCCGAGCACCAGCGCATGGCCGTGCTCGCCGCGCAGGGCATGCTCCGGTCCGTCCACGAACTCGGCGTGGAAATGCGAGAGCAACACGGCATCGAATTGCGGATCGGGATCGCCCTGCACACCGGCGAGGCGATCGTGGGAAACATCGGCTCCGAGCTGCGCATGGAATACACCGCCGTCGGCGACACGGTGAACGTCGCCTCCCGTCTCGAAGTGATGAACAAGGAATACTGCACGGAGTTTCTGGCCAGCGAGGCCGTCGTGCGCGGAG
Above is a genomic segment from Chthoniobacterales bacterium containing:
- a CDS encoding adenylate/guanylate cyclase domain-containing protein gives rise to the protein GVALAAGILLAFLLAPRLTAPLDRIAAGIRQIGEGRLDTRVEVQRGDEFGMLGRAVNEMAVALRERDALKGAVVRYMSQELADQILADQSAPTLRGARRQVTVLIVDIRNFTAMSAALAPEDVVAFLNRFFSCMIDAIFSQRGTLDKFLGDGCLAIFGAPIDDPEHQRMAVLAAQGMLRSVHELGVEMREQHGIELRIGIALHTGEAIVGNIGSELRMEYTAVGDTVNVASRLEVMNKEYCTEFLASEAVVRGAGEEFRFREVAEVTPRGAGRSLKIYTFAD